The stretch of DNA AGGAGTGCTGGCAGAAAGACGTAAAGGACCACCCTCGAAAAGAAGTAGAGCTCCCTTTCCCCGGGGCTCAGGCCGGCTCCGAGTAAAACCCCGATCACTATGGGCGTGTAAATACTTAGAACGATTTCTAGCACAAAAGCTGTTACTTAGCAAAGCTTTTAACTCTATTCACAGCTTTCAGCTTGATGCTTGCCGTTTCAGTTAAAAAGGGGAGGAACGCCCACTTGGTCCCCTTCCCGTGGAAGATCAGCATCGTCGCATTCATGGCGAACCCTCCTCTAATGAAAAGCGACGTTCAGGCGGCTGTCGAAACAATAACGGTTCTAGCCAAAGACCCCTTCTTCGATGTCATAGAGGTTAACCTCATGAGCGATGAGGCTTGGGAAACCGTAGCGCCGATTCTCCAAAGCAGTGGAGTGGACGTCGCTGTTGGGCTTCAGCCGATGACTACAGCTCAAGGCCTGAACCCCTCATCTGTTAATGAGGACGAGAGAAGGAAGGCTGTCGAGGCTCTCTCGCAAGCAATAAAGATCGCGGCCGCAAGGGGGGTAAAGAAGGTAGGCTTCTCGAGCGGGGCTGACCCCGGCCCCGAAAACCGGGAGGCGGCAAAGGACTCGCTCGTCAAAAGCCTTAAGGAACTTGCTAGCCTCGGCTCGAGGCTCGGCGTAAGCCTAATCCTAGAGACTTTCGACAGAGAGTGGGATAAGAGGCAGCTGATAGGGCCTATAGATGAAGCGGTTGAAGTTGTCCGAGAAGTCAGGCAGGAGTACAGCAACATCGGGCTACTGTGGGACCTCAGCCACGCGCCCATGCTGAACGAGAAGCCGGCCGCCCTATTCCGCGCGAAAGACTACCTCTCTCACATCCACATCGGGTGCTCTAAGAAGCTACCCGACGGCAGGATGGTCGACTGGCACCCAGGCTTCTACAGGCCAGGGGCTGTCAACGGGGTCGAAGACGTTGAAGAGCTGTTGAGGGTTCTCGCTGAAATCGGGTACAGCGGAGCCGTCGGCTTCGAGGTTAAACCCGAGGAGGGTCAGCACTGGAGGGAGGTGGTTGAGGCCGCGAAAGGTGTGCTCTACACGGCTTTCGCTCGGGTGGTGGAGCGTGAGTAAGCTAAAGATAATCTTCCCCGAAAGCATAGGGGTAGTTGAGGTGGAGCTGACCGGGCGGAACCCCAAGACCGCAGAGGCTATCATCAAGGCTGCGCCCTTCGAGAGCAGGGTTAACCTTTGGGGGCAGGAAATCTACTTCTCCACACCCGTTAGGGTGGGCCAGGAGGTAGGCTCGGAGATCGTCGAGAGAGGCGACGTTGCCTACTGGCCTCCCGGAAACGCTATTTGCCTCTTCTTCGGGCCAACTCCCGTGAGTAAGCCGGGTGAGATCAGGCCCGCGAGCCCAGTCAACGTATTTGGGAGGGTTGTGGGCGATCCAGACCGCCTGAAGGCTGTGAAGAGCGGCGAGAAAGTGAGAGTTGAGTGGGAGCCTTGAGCTCCGGGAAGAAGCTGAGGCTAGCGAGGCTCTTCAGAGACGGCAAAGCCCTTATTGTTGCACTGGACCACGGGAGGAGGCACGGGCCCATAAAAGGAATTGAGGACATGCGGGCAACGCTTAGGATGGTTCTCGAGGGCTCGCCAGACGCGGTTATGATGACCCCCGCGCTGATAGAGAAGTACTGGGAGATGCTTCCTGGCACCTTCATCGTGGCCAGGATCGATGGCACAGGAACAGTCAGGAGCCTCGACGAGACCGACGACAGGCTCATCTCAAGCGTGGAACGCGCGGTAAGGCTTGGGGCTGACGCCGTGAGCATCATGGTGTATCCAGGCTCCCGTAACGAGTCGGCCCTATGGGAGAAGCTGGCAACCGTGGTCGAGCAGGCCGAGTTACTAGGAGTACCTGTTATGGCTGAGGTCGTGCCTAAGCAGCCGGGCTTCCCTAGCGTGGACAGTGACGTCGTAGCCTACGGCGCGAGGATCGCGGCCGAGCTGGGAGCCGACATAGTCAAAACAATCTACACTGAAAACTTCTCCGAGGTCGTCCGCAAAACCCCAGTCCCCGTCGTTGTTCTGGGCGCGTCGAAGGCACCCCTCCTCGAGGTTTTGAGGAGAGTGGAGAACGCGGTTAGGGCCGGCGCCGCAGGAGCCGCCATTGGGAGGAATATATTCCAGCACAGCTCTCCTGGCCTCGTCGTGAAAGCGCTTATGAGCGTAATCCACAGAGGTGCTCCGGCCAGCGAGGTTATGGAGGAACTAGGGTTAAAGGAGGACCCGGTTATGTAAAGTAAAGCTTATATGTAAGATGCAGGTTACGGAGAATCGATGGCATGGAAAGTAAAAAGCGAATTGAAGAGCTTACAGAGGTGTTGCACGTGCTAGCAAACCCTATCCGCCTCAAGATGCTAGCGCTAATAGCTGTGAAGCCTAGACAC from Infirmifilum sp. NZ encodes:
- a CDS encoding sugar phosphate isomerase/epimerase family protein; translation: MLAVSVKKGRNAHLVPFPWKISIVAFMANPPLMKSDVQAAVETITVLAKDPFFDVIEVNLMSDEAWETVAPILQSSGVDVAVGLQPMTTAQGLNPSSVNEDERRKAVEALSQAIKIAAARGVKKVGFSSGADPGPENREAAKDSLVKSLKELASLGSRLGVSLILETFDREWDKRQLIGPIDEAVEVVREVRQEYSNIGLLWDLSHAPMLNEKPAALFRAKDYLSHIHIGCSKKLPDGRMVDWHPGFYRPGAVNGVEDVEELLRVLAEIGYSGAVGFEVKPEEGQHWREVVEAAKGVLYTAFARVVERE
- a CDS encoding cyclophilin-like fold protein; translated protein: MSKLKIIFPESIGVVEVELTGRNPKTAEAIIKAAPFESRVNLWGQEIYFSTPVRVGQEVGSEIVERGDVAYWPPGNAICLFFGPTPVSKPGEIRPASPVNVFGRVVGDPDRLKAVKSGEKVRVEWEP
- a CDS encoding class I fructose-bisphosphate aldolase yields the protein MSSGKKLRLARLFRDGKALIVALDHGRRHGPIKGIEDMRATLRMVLEGSPDAVMMTPALIEKYWEMLPGTFIVARIDGTGTVRSLDETDDRLISSVERAVRLGADAVSIMVYPGSRNESALWEKLATVVEQAELLGVPVMAEVVPKQPGFPSVDSDVVAYGARIAAELGADIVKTIYTENFSEVVRKTPVPVVVLGASKAPLLEVLRRVENAVRAGAAGAAIGRNIFQHSSPGLVVKALMSVIHRGAPASEVMEELGLKEDPVM